From Peromyscus eremicus chromosome 3, PerEre_H2_v1, whole genome shotgun sequence, one genomic window encodes:
- the Insig1 gene encoding insulin-induced gene 1 protein isoform X2: MPRLHDHVWSCPSAGAARPYSLPRGMIAAARCPQGPGAPEPAPRGQRAGTAGCGARPGSWHHDLVQRSLVLFSFGVVLALVLNLLQIQRNVTLFPDEVIATIFSSAWWVPPCCGTAAGTHPQISSISVPGSRVYFSQEALQWET; the protein is encoded by the exons ATGCCCAGGCTGCACGACCACGTCTGGAGCTGCCCAAGCGCTGGCGCTGCGAGGCCGTACAGCCTCCCGCGAGGCATGATTGCGGCAGCCCGCTGTCCGCAGGGCCCCGGAGCCCCAGAGCCGGCGCCCCGGGGCCAGCGAGCGGGAACGGCAGGATGCGGCGCGCGGCCCGGCAGCTGGCACCACGACCTGGTGCAGCGGAGCCTCGTGCTCTTCTCGTTCGGCGTGGTCCTGGCCCTGGTGCTCAACCTGCTGCAAATCCAGCGGAATGTCACGCTCTTCCCCGACGAGGTGATCGCCACCATCTTCTCCTCCGCCTGGTGGGTGCCCCCATGCTGTGGCACGGCAGCCG GTACACATCCCCAGATTTCCTCTATATCCGTTCCTGGCTCCCGTGTATATTTTTCTCAGGAGGCGTTACAGTGGGAAACATAG
- the Insig1 gene encoding insulin-induced gene 1 protein isoform X1 has translation MPRLHDHVWSCPSAGAARPYSLPRGMIAAARCPQGPGAPEPAPRGQRAGTAGCGARPGSWHHDLVQRSLVLFSFGVVLALVLNLLQIQRNVTLFPDEVIATIFSSAWWVPPCCGTAAAVVGLLYPCIDSHLGEPHKFKREWASVMRCIAVFVGINHASAKLDFANNVQLSLTLAALSLGLWWTFDRSRSGLGLGITIAFLATLITQFLVYNGVYQYTSPDFLYIRSWLPCIFFSGGVTVGNIGRQLAMGVPEKPHSD, from the exons ATGCCCAGGCTGCACGACCACGTCTGGAGCTGCCCAAGCGCTGGCGCTGCGAGGCCGTACAGCCTCCCGCGAGGCATGATTGCGGCAGCCCGCTGTCCGCAGGGCCCCGGAGCCCCAGAGCCGGCGCCCCGGGGCCAGCGAGCGGGAACGGCAGGATGCGGCGCGCGGCCCGGCAGCTGGCACCACGACCTGGTGCAGCGGAGCCTCGTGCTCTTCTCGTTCGGCGTGGTCCTGGCCCTGGTGCTCAACCTGCTGCAAATCCAGCGGAATGTCACGCTCTTCCCCGACGAGGTGATCGCCACCATCTTCTCCTCCGCCTGGTGGGTGCCCCCATGCTGTGGCACGGCAGCCG CTGTTGTCGGCCTCCTGTACCCCTGTATTGACAGTCACCTGGGAGAACCACACAAGTTCAAGAGAGAGTGGGCCAGCGTCATGCGCTGTATCGCCGTGTTCGTTGGCATCAACCATGCCAGTGCC AAATTGGATTTTGCCAATAATGTTCAGCTGTCCTTGACTTTAGCAGCCCTGTCTTTGGGCCTGTGGTGGACGTTCGATCGCTCCCGAAGCGGCCTTGGGCTTGGGATCACCATTGCCTTCCTAGCTACGCTGATCACTCAGTTTCTTGTGTATAACGGTGTTTACCA GTACACATCCCCAGATTTCCTCTATATCCGTTCCTGGCTCCCGTGTATATTTTTCTCAGGAGGCGTTACAGTGGGAAACATAGGACGACAGTTAGCTATG GGCGTTCCAGAAAAGCCTCACAGTGACTGA